The Amaranthus tricolor cultivar Red isolate AtriRed21 chromosome 2, ASM2621246v1, whole genome shotgun sequence genome contains the following window.
GTGCCAAGACAGCTATGCCTCCAGTTTTACATACCATTTGCACAGCTTCTTCAGCAGAAGGCTCGCTTCCTCTGCACCCAAAACAAGCAGATACTTATTGTTGTCcatttaaaaaattcaacattTGGTAGTTGATAGTATTGTTGAAAACATAATTACTTAGAATATGCAGGTCCGCCATCATAAAGATATCGATCAAAGGCTTGCTTAAGATCCTCAACATGGCCAGCTTCCAACAAAGCACGGGCAACATGCAGTCTACCAGGAGCAACTCCACTGCCTGCAATTCTTATGACATTTTCCCATTTAATGGGCTTCTTGAGTTTGTTAAGTTTTGAGAGCATACTTTTTGCACGAACATAACGTCCTTCCCTTATGTTCCTCAAAAATTGGTCAAATTCTTCAAATCTTGCGGGTCCACAGCTGCTATAATACGCAAGAATGTGAACTGGTTCTTCTGACTCGGAATCATCTCTGTTCATCAATTCAGAGTACCACTGTCATGTTTCTATCTCATAAGTTCATCTGCTTACCTTATCATCATCGTACCGACATTGTTCTCATCAttataaataatgtaataagGAGTAATAGTTATTTCTCATGTGTTTACTGACAAGCAAATAGTTTGCGCCTTCTAAATTTTAAAACCATACTTGATGGCTATGCTCCTCGTGAAAAGGGTTACATGATTTTCAGATCTCTATTTCATTCCAAAACCCAATGCCATAAGTGGCTCCCACATAGATAGGGGGGTTAGATGCACAAACTTACTCTTCTAATAACCAAAAGGTTGTTTCTTCCGCAGCTTCACACAAATAAGAAGAgcatatgatttaatgagtcattttactatagtccAACAAAAAACGAAACCAAAGAACTAAAATCTTTGGCTTCCATAAATGAAAGATTCCCTTTTAAAAGAATGATTGCATAAGTAGTGGCTTGATTACTAAAATGCTTATAAAGAATCATAAAGTGGCATTAGTAAATCAAAAGGTGAAATGCTTGCCTTGTTGCAAAAACAGAACTGATCTCAACGCCAGGAATAATCTTGATGCCAAATCTGTAAGCAGCCTCTAGAGCCTCAGGGATACCCGACACTGTATCATGATCAGTAAGAGCAAGAACTTTCACCTGTTCTGAAGACGTTACAGCAATATAAATCACACATCTTATCAACATTTTCTCAAGCTTGGACAAACATAGGAATGCCTAATCTGATAGTATGGAACATCTAAATTATCAAACATTACAAGCTAATGCTTCCCCTAGACACATCTCCAGAACATCATGCAAACTATGGAGTTAGATATGAGGAAAACCATGATAACTTTCTTCGATCCATCCTTACTTAACACGCAATAAAAGTACGAGAAGTTGTAGATATACTCATAACTGATTCCAGAGATAAATTCATCACTATTTACTTCACTAACTCATATACTGCTCAACCACAGGTCATTAGTATAAGTAGCCTGCTTTCTCACAAGCAAATGATTACACAATTCTAAGAGTCAATATTATTAAGGAAAAGTTACTgagaataatacaaatttttctaatttcCCTACAATGATATCAACTTTTGTTTATCTATTAATTTACCTTTATTTTTTAGTCAAATAATATACTATAAACTTTATGTTATCCACTATAAACtttaagttagtattattctagGCATCCATCCCCACAGTGGTATTATTCaaggttaatcaaaagttggtattattggagggaaatcagtgaaagtttgtattattcacggtaatttttcctattattaaAAAACTATCTCCCTCCAATTTGGAGAAATTTCTGCCTTGCATAGGACTAGAGTTGTTCATATGCAACCCGACCCGAAACCCAAAAGTTATAAGACCTGAAAATGCGTTTCTATTTGAGAAAATGGAAAAACCGAACCCGAACTGCGACCGacttttataaccgacatacaaacattaaccgagattacccgaacctaatagtgatcGAACCAAGTTATATCTGACCCGTATCATGCTCGAAACCAAACTCAACCCGGCTATATCCGACTTAACCCAAACCAATTTTAATCAAACTGCTGTAAATCCGAAACAATTTCTAACATAGAAGTGTGAtcaactcatattcaatcatcttatcagttaatctaataaagtgatagatattttcataaattaaatttaaaaaatacatggttttatatatttagtgttaataATAAATGGtcaatcaaattagatgaaaaataatagaactttaattttaatttacagtcaaccaagtaaaagtaacaaagtaataatcactaattgatttgcattttaactatttcccttaagttaagagaatcttgtcatgaattaaaaaatgactagcaACTTAATGTGACATtgactcgatcgatagtaattagtaactcATAGTCGAATACTACTTGAAAAAAATATCCAGACCCAATTTGTACCCgacaaaaccgaaccaatttttaaccgataacaacccgagaccgatcgACACTTGACTCGAACTTaaaccgacaccgaaccgaaGCAAACCCCATAGGTCGAATAAGTGATCTTCAACCGAATCGTGACTAATCGACCCAATCTGAGTGTGACCAGCATCCGACATGTAACCGATCCGAAATTCAACccaaccgaatgacacccgtccgaaaccgacccgatcaccccaaatgaacacctctacataGGATAACTTATAGTGAGTCCAAACTATTTTCTAATAGTACTATTAGTTATCAACAGTAACAAGCTTTTCACAAATCATGATTACTAAGTGTAACATAACTCACCCATACCGGGCCAGATGGGTCTTCAAGTCAATTTGGAAAGGGATTCTCCCTGCAATTCCCGTCCTTGCATTTTTCTCCTCTCCCTTTTTAGTATCTAAATGAGGAAATTGCCCTCCATCCGTTTCTATTCCATTTCTTTCCCTCCATTTTCTTTCATTCACACATagcataaaataaaaaggatgatgATCTACAGAATAGTTTGAGAAAAGGAAACATCAATCAGTACATAGTTCTAATTTAGAGCTTGCATCTGTCACTCACACAAATACAACCTATGCACATACTTTCTAACTTCAACTACACAGACCATTGCTGCACCCTGCGTCACTCAGATTGCTACACTACACCTAGTGGCGGATCTAGTATGATGTCACTGACGTCAGATGACATCatttaaatccaaaataaaatcaaatattacatGTAAATATACCCTAGATGAGTTGGCTAGTGTATTACCTTCCAAATATGGTATCAAAACCCATTAAGCGCGTTTTATTGACATCACTCATTTTTTTTCCGGATCCGCCTTTGAGTATGCACCTTAAAAGGTCTTACATCCATTTGCTTAGAGTAGCAATCTATTAGAGTTGGAATTTCTCCTATAGTCCTATTTCACAATTTCAAGTATACATAAATACTATCAACGTGTATATTCCTATTTCCTAACTTCAAGGAGTATGATATGAAACCACTGAATTGATGACTGTTTGCAGAAAAGGAGTTTGCAAATATAGCAATAGACAGTTAAAACTGACATAGAAGAATAACTAATTGCCATTCAAAACACTGTTCTTGAtccttttttaagcttttaatttttatgtcagTAACATTCAGTCAACGAACTAGACAATCAAACCAATTAGAAGAATAAATTTTCATTGCTAACAACACAATCAAGAGCAATACCCATCAAAAAGACTATTTCAACAGCtcaattgaaaattgaaaatcacaaaacaacaaaaaagcaTAATTAAAACgatgaaaaatcaaaagaaaaaagctGACCCCATTTTGATGAGCTTTTTCAACAAGAGCAGAAGGGGTCAAAAACCCATCACTACAAATTGAATGGGAATGCAATTCAAACACAACTTTCTCAGAAAAAGTAGCTCTACACATCATTTCAGGTAAAAAGTCGTCATCTATTTGGTTAACTTCATCAGAAGAAGAATGTTTAGCCAAATTAACCCATTCATTAACAGATTTTAAAGCTAAAGTTTGTTCGGCAGTCATTCTTCTTTTTGCACCTcctctcttcttcctccttctcttATCTTTGTTACCTTCACCCATAATCAAAGAAGTATATATGGAATatagagaagaaaagaaatggGGTTTTCAGGAACAGTGGTTTTAAGCGGCAaagaagaaaaatttaggtCTGTAGAAGTATAGAATACGTACTTGATAGATGGTACTGATTTCTGAATTTATGGATTGCGCAGATGGAGAGGCCCCCTCTTGTGATGTGTCGGCTTTCAGATTTATTTCTTTACCTCGGGGTCAATAAACGGAGTATAATGTTACTTTCTCTCCTTCAAAATATTTGTACGATTTATATAGTTAGTAATACTAAATagtcattataaaaatatttatagtgtaaaattttattaaaagttttatatcatttttatggtaatgaaatattaatcataaaaaaaaaattgtttataaattttcattacaacTTAATACTACCTTtctcaatggtaatgcattagaatgacttttatgaagaaaataaaataattgaatttaaaCAAGCATAGTCACAAAGGTAGccaaaatgatttttcaatcaaaattacactagtttttattCTCTTTACCATTATTTAATACCACTTGTCAAACGGGCCGATAATGTTTGCCTTTTTATGCAGTCCAATGCataaatttaatctttaatatttttgattatgtatgataaaaaatttctaaatttgatattaataatctttatattgaaaaaaattaaacaagattctatatgacttttgttttaacttataaattaaaaattaatcacaaattaagaaaaatgagtgaaaaatgtaatatttttagtattgaaattaatttggaACATATGAAGTATTTAGAAAGCCAAGATTATGTTCAGGAAAACCTAATAACCGTTTTACTGTCCAAGAAGAATACTctattaaatgttttttttatctttttttgagCAAATCACAATTAAGTTGGaggtttgatttgaatttttttaacatgaattaatataaatgatgaaaaaaatGCATAAACATAGATGGTGGTTTagtttggtataatttttttcgaCTTGCGTAAcaattttgatattttgttcatttaagTAAATAGTTAATAATACCTCAAAGAAATCCTTTCAGCTTAGTTGATTAGTGTTTGTGTTATTTAACTGGGAAGTTGCAGGGTCGATGTCGAAATCCAAAATGCCCATATTTTCATGTTCCTTCATTTCAATATAGAGTACTCTCTATTCTCTTAGATTTGAATCAAAGAGAAGATGGatgatttttaagaaaaaatgtagataatagtaataaataaagagatactccctccgttcctttttgttttttcacCTTACTAAAACGGGTAGTTccataagtttttccactttagaatactttccatTTTTGAAAAGTTATTTTCTCATTTATACCCCTCAAATACCCTCTTTTAccctaaataattttattttaacccTTGGATTCTTGGAGCAGCGTGTGTTTCATTTAATGTCTTCATTTTACTCCGTTCATTCTCCCAAAAGAAGTCGttgctttctctctcttccttgaGTTTCTTCCATGGCTTTCTTAGCTTTTATCCcctgttcattcctcatttttACTCCATTTCTACTGCATTAAAATGTAGATCGGAATTTGGTCTTCATTTTGATGTTCgttttgtgaattttggttgagtTTGATTTTTTCAAGCCCTCTGTTTTGCTTTCTTCTTCGACTTCCATTGTTACTGTTTGAAGCTTTTGTTTGTCCATGACAACCGTCGAATCTAAGAGTGATTCGACCATACCATCATACCTTTATGACGGTTTGTGTGACCGTGGagaattttgttcttgttccatTAATGGGAGGTCACActcttattcaaatgaaattcttAAATGGACTAAAAAAGATCTTGAGGCATATCAAAAGGCGATGGAGGATGATGCTACATCTAGGTTTCGTGATTCTACCCCTTCTCCTAATGTTGAAGAAGAATTACCACAaagtgttcttgagtattatttGGAGTCTCCATCTCATGTTAATCCTTCAACTCCATCTAAGATTCATGAAGACCAAGTTAATTTGGTTGTCCCTGACACTCCTGAGGAAGTTATTGCTTCAAGgggtaaaaaaaaaccctaaaaaacgcacGTGAATTATGTAATATTTTCTTCAATTTCCTTTTAATTGTACACTCATGATAAGTGCTGGTGATGTTTGCTGTtggatttgtttgattttgtgatgttTGCTGTtggatttgtttgattttgtgatgttTGATGTTGGATTTGTTCTGAACCTTTTTGATTTcgtcttattttttttggaagtctgttcttgaaattttttttaaaccccTGTGATGTGTTTATGCAATTACTTGActtaaaatctgaaaaattatctataattaCTCGGTTGAGTAGCAATTGTGTACAATTGACACatcatatgatattttttttcatgtacaGTTATTTGCGTCATTTcttgttgaaattttaaaaagctgAGAGGTTCAAAGACCTCAATGATGAATCAGGGGGCAAAAAAACTGAAATGATCATTATATAATGACGTAAATACATATGCATGACCTTAAATTTCCATTTTGATGTTGATTTCATAATTAGTTGCTCCTAAGTTTTATAGAAAcaattttgatgatgataaaaaataaactgaggGGACGTAATTTATAATCATCTTTGAGATTCTTCCACTGcttcatcatatgcttcaacTATTTGTTGATTATGTTGTGTGCCTTGCTGATTTGTGCTTGGGTTAAGGAAACGTACACATTCCCTAACCAATTGTGATGGTACTCGCACTTGTATTCGTAACCTTCCATTGTCTTCTTGAACTTTCTTCCCTAGGTGTGGCTGAACATAGTCATTAGACCCTTTAACCTTTAGGATTTCATTTAAGTTGTGTTGTAATGAAATCTAAACATTAATTAAAGTCTTTGGATGTAACTCTTCGAATGCATTTTCCACTGCTTTTATTAACTCATTCATGTTCTTTGGCATTTTCTTATGCATTTGATCCAAAATACCAAGCCCTCTGTAGCTCATCGTCATTATCTGAAGCCATTACAAGGCTAATGATGCAAATGAGGTTGCTGGACAGTTGTTTTTGGTACTGTGAGGCTgctgttttgatttttgtaaggtCAGCAGCTTAATAAGATGATTACTGTGAGGCTgctgttttgatttttgtaaggtCAGCAGCTTAATAAGATGATTACTGTGAGgctgttttgatttttgtaagctCAACAGCTTAATAAGATGATTACTGTGAGgctgttttgatttttgtaagctCAACAGCTTAATAAGATGATTACTGTGAGGCTgctgttttgatttttgtaaggtCAGCAGCTTAAAAAAGATGATTAGGAATTTGTAAGGTCATATTTTTGGATATTGTACttgtaattattcattttaGTAATCCTTGTTTTTCTAATTTGGCCAATGCAAGGACAATACAGTTCCCTCCATGTAATTCCCTCCATGTACTTGTAATACagttccctcctttttttttagaaacaaaAATGTAAACTTTCCCAATTTGGAAAGTGGTTACTTTCCCTCCATGTAATTCTCTCTCTACAataaaatcagattttttttggattatttaattatatctacaattattttctctcttattattccaatacaatcattacttcccactattatataattaaaataatacccactaccaccaaagattctctttttcttaatctttgtgaaatacccaaataggaagatcaaataggaacggagggagtaatgaATTgtttagataaaattaaagacaatTAAAATGTAttgataagattaaaagaaaatagtgggtcattatccaaaaatagaaatgatacaAGGACTAAAATGACAAATGCTAAAAATTTCAACGAGATGAAATGAGTATAACTTTATAAGTAAAAATGTTTCATAAAAGTCCATTGGCTCAGTTCGTGAAATAATAATCCGGGAGGTTGTGTTTGAGTTCAAATGCCTATGAATTTaccatatttttttatcattttgaaTGATAAAAGCAAATCGTTAGCTCAGATGGCGGTTTAGTAAAATTAGCAAAACATCATCACAGATGGCAGTTTGCTCTTGATAGAATAGAAGTTATTTTTCCCTGCAATGTAGGTTTCCAATTGGAAATTATGGtataattttgttgtattggagtagaacaaaataaaagtacccttctaaaaaattaattaatcaaaggTTGGGTGAATGAAGCAAAGATTTAGTTAAGAATCGAACTTTAATCGTTTTATAGGCAATGATATTTATTCTTAGATATCCGgatataaaatcaaaataaaataaaaaaatcggaGATGATTTTGCATATTTCTCGATCTAGATCCGAATTCTATACCTTGTTTAAAAATCGAGTATCCAATCCGAATTATCAATTCCCAATAATCGGATAAATTATACGGTTTTCTAAAGAGAATGTCAGATAATTCGGATCAAGTGTTTTACAAACCCctatttataacataatatattgacTTAtaaatattcacaaattgttgaaagagaccgtctctttgaaagacgcGTCCATTTGGGCCAgccaaatatatattattagaaaaatatttaaacataaaaacaaacaaCGCTTTTTAATATCCTTTAACCTATTGaaattggtgttttaacctaCTGAAATTGGTACTTCAACCTATTTGAGTTGGTATTTTAGCCTATTAAAGTTGGCATTTTAATCTATTTGGAGTAACATATTgaattaagttggtattttgacccattgaagttggtattttaacctgttTAAGTTAGTGTTTATGCTGCTTGATttgatattttaacttattgaaCTGAGTGttttaacatattaaagttggtattttaaccaattaaaattggtattttaaccttaAGTTGGTtgtttaacctattaaagttggtattttaacttaATTAAGTCGTGTTTACAACCTACGTACTAAAGTTGTGGAAGAAagtatatttgttattttttgtgaaaaaattaATGGTGTGACACCCTGGCCCCTCGGACCATTGGTGAATACTAATGGAGACTGTAGATTTTCTCCACAGaccaacataagtcttttcagCGCACTTTGACCTCACTTGTGGCATCCATCTTAAGATTACTTCCTACCAAGCACACTTAACTTTAGAGTTCttatgcaccttgttgatatgattAGTCTATCAGTCCTTATTAAAACTAAATTGATTTAGACATTGATGAGGGAAATTAAGGGTGAGCAAAATTCGACCGGACCGAA
Protein-coding sequences here:
- the LOC130803339 gene encoding uncharacterized protein LOC130803339 is translated as MGEGNKDKRRRKKRGGAKRRMTAEQTLALKSVNEWVNLAKHSSSDEVNQIDDDFLPEMMCRATFSEKVVFELHSHSICSDGFLTPSALVEKAHQNGVKVLALTDHDTVSGIPEALEAAYRFGIKIIPGVEISSVFATRDDSESEEPVHILAYYSSCGPARFEEFDQFLRNIREGRYVRAKSMLSKLNKLKKPIKWENVIRIAGSGVAPGRLHVARALLEAGHVEDLKQAFDRYLYDGGPAYSKGSEPSAEEAVQMVCKTGGIAVLAHPWALKNPNPVVKSLKAAGLHGIEVYRSDGKLAVYSDLADAYGLLKLGGSDYHGRGGRAESDLGSVGLPVLAAHDFLKIARPIWCDAIKNNLVLYLEDSSELNLKHITRFATKSITTSNSEKDIINSCLRSWLSREEMQHADFQATISKLPDIAIS